The following proteins are encoded in a genomic region of Phragmites australis chromosome 9, lpPhrAust1.1, whole genome shotgun sequence:
- the LOC133928108 gene encoding pentatricopeptide repeat-containing protein At2g20540-like — MPEKDVISCSTVICGLAAHGRAHEAVRLFAEMDRERRVKPNGVTFVGLLSACSHAGLLTKACAISTEWARDAYSVEHCGCIVDLLGRSGRIQRALHTIRGMPVPADAKIWGSLLSACRSHGDVDTAVVAAERLVDLEPGRRGQPRHAGQRVRRGGAVGRCGEHKERDEGPEHEEDAGVQHDRGGQRGAQVRPKEGDEGPEHEEDAGVQHDRGGQRGARVHRWGDSENLGPEMGGLAALLDILASQLADHEWSYRIV, encoded by the coding sequence ATGCCCGAGAAGGACGTCATTTCATGCAGCACGGTGATCTGCGGCCTCGCGGCGCACGGGAGGGCGCACGAGGCGGTCAGATTGTTCGCGGAGATGGATAGAGAAAGAAGGGTGAAGCCTAACGGCGTCACGTTCGTCGGGCTCTTGTCAGCCTGTTCCCACGCCGGGCTCCTGACGAAGGCATGTGCTATTTCGACCGAATGGGCTAGGGATGCCTACAGCGTCGAGCACTGCGGCTGCATCGTCGATCTCCTCGGCCGGTCAGGGCGAATCCAACGCGCGCTCCACACCATACGGGGCATGCCCGTCCCCGCTGACGCCAAGATATGGGGGTCTCTGCTTAGTGCGTGCCGCAGCCACGGCGACGTCGACACGGCCGTGGTGGCAGCCGAGCGGCTCGTCGATCTGGAGCCGGGGCGACGTGGGCAACCTCGTCATGCTGGCCAACGTGTACGCCGTGGCGGGGCGGTGGGGCGATGTGGCGAGCACAAGGAACGTGATGAGGGGCCGGAGCACGAGGAAGACGCCGGGGTGCAGCATGATCGAGGTGGACAACGCGGTGCGCAAGTTCGTCCCAAGGAAGGCGATGAGGGGCCGGAGCACGAGGAAGACGCCGGGGTGCAGCATGATCGAGGTGGACAACGCGGTGCGCGAGTTCATCGTTGGGGAGATTCGGAGAATCTGGGGCCTGAGATGGGAGGCCTCGCTGCCTTGCTGGATATCCTGGCCTCGCAGCTTGCCGATCATGAGTGGAGCTATAGGATAGTCTGA